The proteins below come from a single Thalassotalea ponticola genomic window:
- the rsgA gene encoding small ribosomal subunit biogenesis GTPase RsgA, protein MAKAKKLTKGQHRRIKKNLAGKLKQNKQELWQDSELGDAEQGVIVSRFGQHADVKSSTGEIIRCNIRRTVDSLVCGDRVQWRPGKETKHSVSGVIEAVHERISVLSRPDVYDGVKPIAANIDQIFIVSSVVPAFNPDIIDRYLVATELTGIKPIIVLNKVDLLDDETQPLIDQHLSLYQAIGYEVLKVSSKHSQGLDAIEQRLIDKTSIFVGQSGVGKSTLVNQLMPELDLLTQEVSNVSGLGQHTTTVARLYDFPAGGFLIDSPGIREFGLWHLTPEQVDRGFIEFQEYFGYCKFRDCKHQDDPGCALQQAVNDGHISPLRFASYQRILASLDSNTLTSRFK, encoded by the coding sequence GTGGCTAAAGCGAAAAAACTGACCAAAGGGCAACATCGACGCATCAAGAAAAACCTTGCCGGAAAATTAAAGCAAAACAAACAAGAATTGTGGCAAGATTCCGAACTAGGCGATGCCGAACAAGGCGTCATCGTCAGCCGTTTTGGCCAACACGCCGACGTTAAAAGCAGTACCGGTGAGATCATTCGCTGTAATATCCGCCGCACCGTCGACTCGCTAGTCTGTGGTGACCGCGTGCAATGGCGTCCCGGTAAAGAAACCAAGCACAGTGTGAGTGGCGTTATCGAAGCGGTGCACGAACGAATATCCGTACTTTCTCGACCTGATGTCTATGACGGGGTCAAGCCGATTGCCGCCAACATTGACCAAATTTTTATTGTCTCTTCTGTTGTGCCAGCGTTTAATCCCGACATTATCGATCGCTATCTCGTCGCAACCGAGCTGACCGGCATAAAACCGATCATCGTACTCAACAAAGTTGACCTGCTCGACGACGAAACTCAGCCACTGATTGACCAGCACCTATCGCTGTATCAAGCAATTGGCTATGAGGTGCTAAAAGTTAGCTCAAAGCACAGCCAAGGCCTAGATGCCATTGAGCAACGCCTAATAGATAAAACCAGTATCTTTGTTGGTCAATCAGGGGTAGGCAAGTCGACACTCGTCAATCAACTGATGCCCGAATTGGATTTACTGACCCAAGAAGTGAGCAATGTTTCAGGTCTTGGTCAACACACCACCACCGTCGCACGTCTATACGATTTTCCGGCAGGTGGCTTCCTTATTGATTCACCGGGCATTCGCGAATTTGGCTTGTGGCATCTCACCCCAGAACAAGTAGACCGAGGATTTATCGAATTCCAAGAGTACTTTGGCTACTGTAAGTTTCGCGATTGCAAGCATCAAGACGATCCGGGTTGCGCCCTACAACAAGCGGTTAACGACGGACATATCAGCCCGTTGAGGTTTGCCAGTTATCAACGAATACTTGCCAGCCTAGATAGTAATACTCTAACATCGCGTTTTAAATAA
- the gspF gene encoding type II secretion system inner membrane protein GspF: MAAFDYQAIDSRGKNNKGVVEGDNAKQVRAMLRDKGLIPIEVTPSLAKAKQESGRSGFGRQKISATELALITRQLATLVESGLPIEESLMAVAEQCEKNKLKSMIMSVRSKVNEGFSLAESMAEFPHVFDKLFRAMVAAGEKSGHLDTVLDRLADYTEQRQNMRSQIMQASIYPMIMTLVAVSVIVVLLVAVVPKIVGQFDHLGEQLPATTQFLISVSEFLQNYILWILGLFIVAIAVFKQMMKRPAFRMKVHELSLSMPVTGKVTKGLNTARFARTLSILTASSVPLLESMRIAGEVLTNDFIKLRVNEAADKVREGASLQASLKQTKLFPPMMVHMIASGEKSGELESMLARAADNQDRQFEALVNISLKIFEPALMVTMGIVVLFIVMAIVQPILQLNTMI, from the coding sequence ATGGCAGCTTTTGATTATCAAGCGATAGACAGCCGCGGTAAGAATAACAAAGGCGTTGTCGAGGGTGACAATGCCAAACAAGTTCGTGCGATGTTGCGCGACAAAGGGTTAATCCCAATAGAAGTCACCCCGTCGTTGGCCAAAGCAAAGCAAGAAAGCGGCCGCTCAGGCTTTGGTAGACAAAAGATATCAGCAACAGAATTGGCGTTAATTACCCGTCAATTAGCAACCTTGGTTGAGTCGGGCTTGCCAATTGAAGAGTCGTTGATGGCGGTGGCTGAGCAATGTGAAAAAAACAAACTGAAAAGTATGATCATGTCGGTGCGCTCTAAAGTTAACGAGGGCTTTAGCTTGGCGGAATCGATGGCTGAATTTCCCCACGTCTTTGACAAGCTGTTTCGCGCTATGGTGGCAGCCGGTGAAAAATCAGGACACTTAGACACCGTCCTTGACCGCTTGGCTGATTATACTGAACAACGTCAAAATATGCGTTCGCAAATCATGCAAGCGTCTATTTATCCGATGATTATGACCTTAGTCGCGGTGTCGGTTATTGTGGTATTACTGGTTGCCGTGGTGCCCAAAATTGTTGGTCAATTTGATCATTTGGGTGAGCAGTTACCAGCGACAACTCAGTTTTTAATTAGTGTCAGTGAATTTTTACAAAATTATATACTGTGGATTCTGGGTTTGTTTATCGTAGCCATCGCGGTGTTTAAACAAATGATGAAGCGGCCAGCATTTCGCATGAAAGTGCACGAGTTATCGTTATCAATGCCAGTCACTGGCAAAGTGACGAAAGGTCTTAACACGGCGCGCTTTGCCCGAACCTTGAGCATATTAACCGCCAGCTCGGTGCCATTGCTTGAGAGTATGCGTATCGCCGGTGAAGTGTTAACCAATGACTTTATCAAGTTGCGCGTTAACGAAGCGGCTGACAAGGTCAGGGAAGGGGCAAGTTTACAGGCCTCACTTAAGCAGACCAAACTATTTCCGCCGATGATGGTCCATATGATAGCCAGTGGTGAAAAATCAGGTGAGCTTGAATCTATGCTAGCGCGAGCCGCAGATAACCAAGATCGCCAATTTGAAGCCTTGGTCAATATTTCATTAAAAATATTTGAGCCAGCGCTCATGGTCACTATGGGGATCGTAGTTTTATTTATAGTAATGGCCATTGTACAGCCAATACTGCAGTTAAATACAATGATATAA
- the gspH gene encoding type II secretion system minor pseudopilin GspH, with amino-acid sequence MQRGNGFTLLEIMLVLIVLGMMYSVVIPNIRGTDASDEIEQHSQYFARTFSLASEYALLNNLELGLYVKDNSYQFLVFNGQRWQQVPDQELFVNQSFNEPYALELTLDELDLDADAMTIDREMFSEFETEQSFDQGEEPIYPQVYLFSSGEITPFQLRFIFDDNFEQPIYFQVSASYSLPLTVQGPLDYEKG; translated from the coding sequence GTGCAACGCGGTAACGGATTTACACTGTTAGAAATCATGCTGGTACTCATTGTGCTCGGCATGATGTACAGCGTAGTGATACCTAATATTCGCGGCACCGATGCCAGCGATGAAATCGAGCAGCACAGCCAATACTTCGCGCGCACATTTTCACTGGCGAGTGAATACGCGCTGCTGAACAATTTAGAGCTGGGCCTTTACGTTAAAGACAACAGCTATCAATTTCTCGTCTTTAATGGTCAGCGCTGGCAACAGGTACCCGATCAAGAGCTATTTGTTAACCAAAGTTTCAATGAGCCGTATGCATTAGAGCTGACTCTCGACGAACTGGACCTTGATGCGGATGCGATGACTATTGATCGAGAGATGTTCAGCGAATTTGAAACGGAGCAAAGTTTTGACCAAGGCGAGGAGCCGATATACCCGCAAGTGTATTTGTTCTCCAGTGGTGAAATAACCCCGTTTCAACTGCGCTTTATCTTTGATGATAATTTCGAGCAGCCGATATACTTTCAAGTGAGTGCAAGCTATTCATTGCCGTTAACCGTACAAGGACCCTTAGACTATGAAAAAGGCTAA
- the asd gene encoding archaetidylserine decarboxylase (Phosphatidylserine decarboxylase is synthesized as a single chain precursor. Generation of the pyruvoyl active site from a Ser is coupled to cleavage of a Gly-Ser bond between the larger (beta) and smaller (alpha chains). It is an integral membrane protein.) → MDNLKIALQYAMPKTTLSRLVGKFASAKAGALTHFAINRFIKAYGIDMSEAKLENAQDFATFNDFFTRELKDGLRPINPDSNEICFPVDGTISQQGDIVNDQIIQAKGFNYSLETLLGGDVKTAAPFQGGKFSTIYLAPKDYHRIHMPMKGTLREMIFVPGELFSVNPLTAANVPNLFARNERVVTIFDTAIGPMALVLVGATIVASMETVWAGTIAPNGGKSLQRWHYPAEGEAGAITLEKGAEMGRFKLGSTTVCCFPEGTMEFCREDGPGKVTRLGQPYGYLSEE, encoded by the coding sequence TTGGATAATTTAAAAATTGCCCTGCAATATGCCATGCCCAAAACCACCTTATCGCGTTTAGTCGGTAAGTTCGCAAGCGCTAAAGCTGGTGCGCTAACCCATTTTGCGATTAACCGTTTTATTAAAGCGTACGGCATCGATATGAGTGAAGCAAAGTTGGAAAATGCGCAAGATTTTGCCACCTTCAACGACTTTTTCACCCGAGAACTCAAAGACGGATTGCGCCCAATTAATCCAGATAGCAATGAAATTTGCTTTCCCGTCGATGGCACCATCAGCCAACAAGGGGATATTGTTAATGACCAAATTATTCAAGCAAAAGGCTTTAATTATTCATTAGAAACTTTGCTTGGTGGTGATGTCAAAACCGCCGCACCGTTCCAAGGAGGTAAGTTTTCAACGATTTACCTCGCACCGAAAGACTATCACCGCATTCACATGCCAATGAAGGGCACCTTGCGAGAAATGATTTTTGTACCAGGAGAGCTGTTTAGTGTTAACCCACTAACGGCGGCTAATGTACCAAATCTGTTTGCTCGTAACGAACGCGTCGTTACCATTTTCGATACTGCTATTGGCCCGATGGCGCTGGTTTTAGTGGGCGCGACTATTGTTGCCAGTATGGAAACCGTTTGGGCTGGTACAATTGCGCCCAATGGCGGTAAATCACTGCAGCGTTGGCACTACCCTGCTGAGGGCGAAGCCGGTGCAATTACCTTAGAAAAAGGCGCCGAAATGGGACGTTTCAAATTGGGCTCAACAACCGTGTGCTGTTTCCCAGAGGGAACAATGGAGTTTTGCCGCGAAGATGGCCCCGGTAAGGTAACTCGATTAGGTCAACCTTATGGTTATTTGTCAGAAGAGTAA
- the gspJ gene encoding type II secretion system minor pseudopilin GspJ, whose protein sequence is MNQRGFTLIEVVIAVFIFAMISLGTTSVLSTLNASSEVTAEKGDRLTQLQRAFLVIERDVLQMTKRSVRLNGEAPLSRFIFSNESTYSTNTHGIAFVRKGWRNPGLLLPRSDVQAVMYQLEETTLNRLHYTFVDSVIGTEPKVRPLLDNVEQVDFEFYNGKNWVKSLPETELPLALAIEITLPDMGVIRRQFLVPGVIQEQGANDD, encoded by the coding sequence ATGAATCAACGAGGTTTCACCTTAATTGAAGTTGTTATTGCGGTTTTTATCTTTGCGATGATTTCGTTGGGTACCACATCCGTGTTGTCAACACTCAATGCATCGAGTGAGGTAACGGCAGAAAAAGGTGACCGCTTAACTCAATTACAGCGGGCATTTTTGGTGATCGAACGCGACGTGTTGCAAATGACGAAGCGCTCGGTGCGCTTGAACGGCGAGGCACCGCTGTCGCGCTTTATCTTTAGCAACGAGTCGACCTACTCAACTAATACCCACGGTATCGCTTTTGTGCGCAAGGGGTGGCGCAACCCTGGCTTGTTGCTACCGCGTTCGGATGTGCAAGCGGTGATGTATCAGTTGGAGGAAACAACGCTCAATCGCTTGCACTATACGTTCGTCGATTCAGTCATTGGTACCGAGCCCAAAGTCAGGCCGTTACTGGATAACGTCGAGCAAGTAGACTTTGAATTTTACAACGGTAAAAACTGGGTCAAGTCACTGCCAGAAACAGAATTACCGCTAGCATTGGCAATTGAAATCACCCTGCCAGATATGGGGGTGATTAGACGCCAGTTTTTAGTGCCTGGGGTGATCCAAGAACAAGGCGCAAATGATGATTAA
- a CDS encoding type II secretion system protein N, which translates to MSVVKKYILPIFAFLLLYVLFVVVLAPAKKVLSYVDLPKGVYLGMVSGSVFSGKADVVRLGDHSVEQVQWQLKPLSLLLLNPTADVTFGAPRLGYQGQLTASNLLATPSLRNVEITADADYVVGQLNLMVDVQAQGQLQLALENFIPGQAVCEQATGDLLWQQAEINATGEYVALGDFDADISCQQGDVVLDVNKDNGLGIELKASFNGRQVRANGFLTPGEQFPQALEPMLGFMGRKDNQGRYRIRI; encoded by the coding sequence ATGTCAGTCGTAAAGAAATACATTCTGCCAATATTCGCGTTTTTATTGTTGTATGTGCTGTTTGTCGTGGTGCTGGCACCGGCCAAAAAAGTACTGAGCTATGTCGATTTACCCAAAGGCGTCTATCTAGGTATGGTATCGGGGTCGGTGTTTTCTGGCAAAGCCGATGTGGTGCGCCTTGGTGATCACTCAGTTGAGCAGGTGCAATGGCAGCTCAAACCCCTGTCTTTATTGTTGTTAAACCCAACCGCCGATGTCACGTTTGGCGCGCCGCGACTTGGCTATCAAGGTCAGTTGACGGCGAGCAATTTGCTCGCTACGCCATCATTGCGCAATGTTGAAATTACTGCCGATGCGGATTACGTTGTCGGTCAGCTCAACTTGATGGTTGATGTTCAGGCACAAGGGCAACTGCAGTTAGCACTGGAAAACTTTATTCCCGGACAAGCAGTGTGTGAACAGGCGACGGGTGATCTGCTTTGGCAACAAGCCGAGATAAACGCCACTGGCGAGTACGTTGCGCTTGGCGATTTTGATGCCGATATCAGTTGTCAACAAGGCGATGTGGTACTCGACGTCAATAAGGACAATGGACTTGGTATCGAGCTCAAAGCGTCATTCAATGGTCGCCAAGTGAGGGCCAACGGCTTTTTGACGCCAGGCGAACAGTTTCCGCAAGCGCTTGAGCCAATGCTAGGCTTTATGGGGCGTAAAGATAATCAAGGCCGTTACCGGATCCGCATTTAA
- the gspI gene encoding type II secretion system minor pseudopilin GspI: MKKAKGFTLIEVLIALTVFALAGTAVLSIASTSVNGTARIEAQTLATWVAANQLVETNLQAQWPPTKKTGRAEMAGHEWHWQRIVEATEDKNMRAVTVEVRLEQSDKYPLASLITYVSNPKARQ, from the coding sequence ATGAAAAAGGCTAAGGGGTTTACCTTAATTGAAGTGTTAATCGCGCTCACAGTATTTGCCTTAGCTGGCACAGCGGTGTTGAGTATTGCCAGTACCAGTGTCAATGGTACCGCTCGTATCGAAGCGCAGACGCTGGCGACTTGGGTGGCAGCCAATCAACTGGTTGAGACTAATTTACAGGCGCAATGGCCACCGACAAAAAAAACGGGCCGCGCAGAAATGGCTGGGCACGAATGGCACTGGCAACGCATTGTTGAGGCCACAGAAGATAAAAATATGCGAGCAGTCACCGTTGAGGTGCGACTAGAACAAAGCGATAAATATCCGTTAGCAAGCCTGATCACCTACGTCAGCAATCCCAAGGCGAGGCAGTGA
- the orn gene encoding oligoribonuclease, translating to MAVDKQNLVWLDLEMTGLDPKCDVILEIATIITDANLNIIAQGPVIAISQSDETLANMNPWCIEQHGKSGLTERCRQSTITLQQAQQQTIDFVSQYVEKGVSPMCGNSIGQDRRFINAYMAEFESWFHYRNIDVSTIKELVRRWQPELLNKVQKTGTHLALDDIRESIEELRTYRQYVFKI from the coding sequence ATGGCAGTAGATAAGCAAAATCTTGTATGGTTAGATCTTGAAATGACCGGACTTGATCCAAAATGCGATGTTATTTTAGAGATCGCGACCATTATTACCGATGCCAATTTAAATATTATTGCTCAAGGTCCAGTGATCGCCATTTCACAATCCGACGAGACATTAGCCAATATGAATCCGTGGTGCATTGAACAACACGGTAAAAGTGGCTTAACTGAGCGTTGTCGACAGTCAACCATTACTCTGCAACAAGCGCAACAGCAAACCATAGACTTTGTCTCTCAATACGTAGAGAAAGGTGTTTCACCTATGTGTGGTAACTCCATTGGTCAAGACCGACGTTTTATCAATGCCTATATGGCAGAATTTGAGTCTTGGTTTCACTACCGCAATATTGATGTTAGTACCATTAAAGAATTAGTCCGCCGCTGGCAGCCTGAATTGCTCAATAAAGTGCAGAAAACCGGAACTCACTTGGCGTTAGATGACATTCGTGAATCAATAGAAGAACTGCGTACCTATCGCCAATATGTTTTTAAAATTTAG
- a CDS encoding type II secretion system protein M — protein sequence MKQWWLSLNQKEQRLVSILAVVVLIAAFYGLIWQPLNDKLDKAQMRLTKQQELALWVSENIPKLKAQTSTQGVRTNGASLSSIVSRTARRSSIAIARMQPQGDDLQVWIDEVEFNGLLIWLNALSSQESVRVDSIDLSEGSRPGTVSVRRLQLVKAG from the coding sequence ATGAAGCAGTGGTGGTTAAGTCTCAATCAAAAAGAGCAGCGCTTGGTCAGTATTCTGGCGGTTGTGGTGTTAATAGCCGCATTCTACGGGCTTATTTGGCAACCGCTTAACGACAAGTTAGACAAAGCCCAAATGCGATTGACCAAACAACAAGAACTTGCCCTTTGGGTTAGTGAAAACATTCCTAAGTTAAAAGCGCAAACCAGCACCCAAGGGGTGCGGACCAATGGCGCCAGCTTGTCGAGCATTGTCAGTCGCACGGCACGGCGCTCGTCGATAGCCATTGCTCGCATGCAACCGCAAGGTGATGACTTGCAAGTTTGGATTGATGAAGTGGAGTTCAACGGGTTGTTAATTTGGCTCAATGCCTTGAGCAGCCAAGAGTCAGTGCGCGTTGATTCAATTGATTTAAGTGAAGGCTCTCGACCAGGTACGGTATCGGTGCGTCGATTGCAATTAGTGAAGGCGGGTTAA
- a CDS encoding glycerophosphodiester phosphodiesterase family protein, with product MLVVAHRGASGHEPENTLLAIEKALEMNVDAIEIDVHWADGELIVIHDRNVGKTTNGQGLLSKLTFAEIRQLDAGKGQRVPTLDEVLQLINGQCPVNIELKADKTVVPTLALIEKAIKDYHFDYNKFLVSSFNHHLLFQVKTLNPAIHVGALTASCPLDYAAFAEKLSAYSVHIDVDFINKAFVDDAHQRGMKVFVYTVDDEDDIIEMHHLGVDGIFSNYPTQSLLKIAHLTSAPKPEAPLR from the coding sequence ATGCTAGTCGTCGCTCACCGTGGGGCAAGTGGCCACGAGCCTGAAAACACCCTATTAGCCATTGAAAAAGCACTTGAAATGAACGTCGATGCCATCGAAATTGACGTTCATTGGGCTGATGGTGAGCTGATCGTTATTCACGATCGCAATGTTGGCAAAACAACCAATGGACAAGGCTTGTTGTCAAAACTTACCTTTGCCGAAATTCGCCAACTCGATGCCGGCAAAGGGCAACGAGTACCAACGTTAGACGAAGTATTACAGCTGATCAATGGGCAATGCCCGGTCAATATCGAATTAAAAGCAGATAAAACGGTAGTCCCCACCCTAGCGTTAATTGAAAAAGCAATTAAAGACTATCACTTTGATTACAACAAGTTCTTAGTATCGAGCTTTAATCATCACTTGCTGTTTCAAGTTAAGACATTAAATCCTGCGATTCACGTTGGCGCGCTAACCGCGAGCTGCCCATTGGATTACGCCGCTTTTGCCGAAAAGCTCAGTGCCTACAGCGTGCACATTGACGTAGACTTTATTAACAAAGCCTTTGTCGACGATGCACATCAGCGCGGCATGAAAGTCTTTGTCTATACCGTAGATGATGAAGATGACATTATCGAGATGCATCATTTAGGCGTCGATGGCATCTTCAGTAATTACCCCACCCAGTCACTGCTAAAAATAGCCCATTTGACATCCGCACCAAAGCCCGAAGCACCACTGCGTTAA
- the gspL gene encoding type II secretion system protein GspL, whose amino-acid sequence MRETVYIRISAMPDDPLQWLIVSNEHHDEIASGELTDKDQLVTLQDKIQGRDVKVLIDSTVLGFRRLKVPGKNDRAIRAATPYMIEEELAQDVETVFFAYASRPQGFRGDDNCFVVYVSHQQMATWLSWFNDAEIKVRHFIPDVLCLPRHGDVSVVAIDNQYIVRFDDFNGCVVNRDLLPQVIDDIVEQTSQQDDEEPRHLQIDCYSPVDTTVNDRVELVEQSCPLPLLLLAQHSQQAQCNLLQNQYHIKDERPAFVTMWLKVAAMAVLAVILTVVSKVIELNQLQAQQAQIGEQIKRDYMQAFPQTKRVRLTTLKRQMQNQLAATGASDTDAGFLAMLVAVQPAFENVTQIKPNTMRFDGKRQELRLSVVGKDYQSFEKFKQQLEAADLEVKVGAQNNQGDLISGSFSIRSKA is encoded by the coding sequence ATGCGGGAAACAGTATATATACGCATCTCAGCCATGCCAGACGATCCGCTACAATGGTTAATTGTATCCAATGAACACCACGATGAAATTGCCAGTGGTGAATTAACCGACAAAGATCAGTTAGTGACTCTGCAGGACAAAATTCAAGGGCGCGATGTCAAAGTACTGATTGACAGTACCGTGCTTGGTTTTCGTCGGCTCAAAGTGCCAGGTAAAAATGACCGTGCGATTCGCGCAGCGACGCCTTATATGATAGAGGAAGAGCTGGCGCAAGATGTTGAAACTGTGTTTTTTGCCTACGCATCTCGGCCGCAAGGCTTTCGCGGTGATGACAATTGTTTTGTCGTTTATGTCAGTCATCAACAAATGGCAACGTGGTTATCGTGGTTTAATGATGCCGAGATCAAGGTGCGCCATTTTATTCCCGATGTGTTGTGTTTACCACGCCATGGCGATGTCAGTGTTGTCGCTATTGATAACCAATACATTGTGCGTTTTGATGATTTCAATGGCTGTGTCGTAAACCGAGATCTATTACCGCAAGTCATCGACGATATTGTTGAACAAACGAGTCAGCAAGACGATGAAGAGCCTCGTCATTTACAAATAGACTGCTATAGTCCGGTCGATACAACGGTTAATGATCGCGTTGAACTGGTTGAACAAAGCTGTCCATTGCCACTGTTATTACTGGCACAGCACAGCCAGCAGGCCCAATGTAATTTATTACAAAATCAATACCACATAAAAGATGAGCGACCGGCGTTTGTCACCATGTGGCTTAAAGTTGCCGCTATGGCTGTTCTCGCGGTGATATTGACCGTGGTCAGCAAAGTTATCGAGCTTAACCAATTGCAGGCTCAACAAGCGCAAATAGGTGAGCAAATCAAGCGCGATTACATGCAGGCGTTTCCACAAACTAAACGAGTTCGGCTGACAACGTTAAAACGACAAATGCAAAACCAATTAGCAGCAACGGGGGCGAGTGATACAGACGCTGGCTTCTTGGCGATGTTGGTGGCGGTGCAGCCGGCGTTTGAAAATGTCACCCAAATTAAACCGAATACCATGCGCTTTGACGGCAAACGACAAGAGTTGCGCTTATCGGTAGTGGGTAAAGACTACCAGAGCTTTGAAAAGTTTAAGCAACAATTAGAAGCCGCCGACTTGGAGGTGAAAGTTGGCGCTCAAAACAATCAAGGTGATTTGATCAGTGGCTCATTCAGTATTAGGAGCAAAGCATGA
- the gspG gene encoding type II secretion system major pseudopilin GspG, which yields MKVQQRKNVRGFTLFEIMIVIVILGLLGAMVLPNVMGNLDRANIQKAISDVQALEKAMITYKADNFKFPTTEQGLEALVEETDIEPLPRRFLEGGYISSLPQDPWGNDYILISPGEFGRYDIFSAGEDGEPGTDDDIGNWNIKEWQAGGPGSLD from the coding sequence ATGAAAGTGCAACAACGCAAAAACGTTCGCGGTTTTACCCTGTTTGAAATTATGATTGTAATCGTTATTTTGGGGTTGTTAGGGGCAATGGTGTTACCTAACGTGATGGGAAATCTAGATCGCGCCAACATTCAAAAAGCGATCTCTGATGTGCAAGCGTTAGAGAAAGCGATGATAACCTACAAAGCCGACAACTTTAAATTTCCTACCACGGAACAAGGCCTAGAAGCGTTAGTTGAGGAAACCGATATCGAACCGCTTCCTCGTCGTTTCTTGGAAGGTGGATACATTTCAAGTTTACCCCAAGACCCTTGGGGCAATGATTACATCCTGATCAGCCCGGGTGAGTTCGGTCGCTATGACATTTTTTCGGCGGGTGAAGACGGTGAGCCGGGTACTGATGACGACATTGGTAACTGGAATATCAAAGAGTGGCAAGCAGGTGGACCTGGCTCTCTTGACTAA
- the gspK gene encoding type II secretion system minor pseudopilin GspK, with translation MMINSVNKNSQHGVALVVVMLIIALCVIVASRMSSALIFQVQRTDNLNSNQQAYWYAMGAEAFAKSVLSLSFKGENNKQVTHLGQPWAEGEKAFPVDLGEISGEITDLQSCFNVNALVNPEQSRDDLPIDSDEQDAPQDDNAQPAADETDEDADNESGKEIKNKAKQSFIELLTLLEIEGVDRYTAESMADALQDWLDDDAVLVSPNGAEDSDYAAKQYPYLAANSLMTSVNELRLVEHFSAAAILAMQDYVCAIPNSYLHQININTIDQSRIKLLQALLGGIDEGKAQDILAERPEQGFKDLTDFYNNSALKGINNVQQWRQQFVVDSDYFMLTTKTSFNDSYFSMKSIMKINKDESIHVIDRIIGAN, from the coding sequence ATGATGATTAACTCGGTTAACAAAAATTCGCAACACGGGGTTGCGTTGGTCGTTGTTATGCTGATCATCGCATTGTGTGTGATTGTCGCCAGTCGAATGAGCTCAGCGCTAATTTTTCAAGTGCAGCGCACGGATAACCTCAATTCAAACCAACAGGCATACTGGTATGCAATGGGCGCTGAAGCCTTTGCTAAATCGGTGTTAAGTCTGTCGTTTAAAGGCGAAAACAACAAACAAGTTACCCATCTAGGTCAGCCTTGGGCCGAGGGAGAAAAAGCCTTTCCCGTGGACTTAGGTGAAATCAGCGGTGAAATAACCGACTTGCAGTCGTGTTTTAATGTCAATGCACTGGTGAACCCCGAGCAGAGTCGAGATGATTTGCCAATTGACAGCGACGAACAAGACGCACCGCAAGACGACAATGCGCAACCGGCAGCTGACGAAACCGATGAGGATGCCGATAATGAATCAGGAAAAGAAATAAAAAACAAAGCTAAACAATCGTTTATAGAGTTGTTAACCTTGTTAGAGATTGAAGGTGTCGATCGCTATACGGCTGAATCTATGGCCGATGCATTACAAGATTGGCTCGATGACGATGCGGTGTTGGTGTCACCCAACGGCGCTGAAGACAGTGACTACGCGGCTAAGCAATATCCGTATTTAGCAGCCAATAGTTTAATGACCAGTGTCAATGAGTTAAGACTGGTCGAACACTTTAGCGCTGCAGCTATACTGGCGATGCAAGACTACGTGTGTGCGATCCCCAATTCGTATCTGCATCAAATAAATATCAATACCATTGATCAATCGCGTATTAAACTGTTGCAAGCACTGTTAGGCGGTATAGATGAAGGCAAAGCGCAAGATATATTGGCTGAGAGACCTGAACAGGGCTTTAAAGACTTAACTGACTTTTACAATAACAGTGCGTTGAAGGGAATAAATAACGTACAGCAATGGCGACAACAATTTGTGGTAGACAGTGACTATTTTATGTTAACCACCAAGACGTCATTTAATGACAGCTATTTCAGTATGAAATCAATTATGAAAATTAATAAAGATGAATCTATTCATGTAATAGATCGGATAATTGGAGCTAACTAA